The Deinococcus aquaticus genomic interval CGCCCAGGTACGCCTGCCGCAGCAGGAACAGCCCGATGATGCTGGCCGCACCCGGCAGGACTACCGCCATGTACTGACGGATCGCGTCAATGACCGGGTTGGTCTGTTGCAGCAGGCCCAGTTTGATGGTCGTGATGTAGTTGACGATCAATCCCGCCTCGTTCGGCAGGACCATCAGGATCAGGATGGAGTAGAAGATCAGGTCCCGGCCCGGAAAGCGCATCTTGGCCAGCGGGTACGCGGCCAGGGTGGCCAGAGTGGTCGTGATGGTCACGCCCAGCACGCAGATGACCAGCGAGTTCAGGATCAGGCGCCAGAACGGCACGGTCGTCCCGCTGAACACCTCGGCGTAGTTGCGCAGGGACACACCTTTGGGCAGGATCTTGGCCTCGTAGATGTTCCCGGTCGGTTCGAACGACGTGATCAGCGTCCAGTAGAACGGGTAGAGCATGATCAGCGCGATCACGATCAGCACCGCGTACGCCAGGACGTTCTGCACGCGTTGCCGGGCCACGCGGCGCGATTTGAGCTGCGCGGCCAGCCGGGCGTGTTCTTCGGCACTCATGGGGGCGGTCGCGGCGGGCAGGGGGGAGGTCATACGGACTCCGATTGAATGGACTGCAAAGGCCATTCAATCCGAGCGGATGCGAGAAGGAGAGAAACGGGTTTCGGACGTGGAGTTGGCAACCCGGCGCCCTTCCGGGTTGTCAACGAAACAAACGGAATCCGTATCAGGTCAGGCATCGACTTTCCCTCCGCGCGTCAGTTTGAAGTTGATCAGGCCGAAGAGGATGCTGATGACCGCGATGATGATCCCGGCCGCGGCCGCCAGCCCGTACTGGAAGTCCACGAACGCCCGCGAGTACGTGTAGAACAGCGCCGAGTACGTACTGCCGGCCGGGCCGCCCTGCGTCATCACGTAGATCTCCTCGAACACCTTGATGGCGCTGATGGTGGACATCAGGCTGCACACCAGAATCGTGGGCCGCAGCCCCGGCAGCGTGATGTTCCAGAACACCTGCGTGCGGGTCGCGCCGTCGATGGTGGCCGCTTCTTCCAGCTCCGGGCTGATGCCCTGCAACCCCGCGAGGTACAGCACCATGTAGTACCCGATGCCCTTCCAGAGCGTCACGAACATCACCGCGTACAGCGCCGTGGCCGGGTTGTTCAGGAATGACCCGTTCTGCGGCAGGCCCAGGAATCCCAGGACGGCCGTGACCGGCCCGCCCTGCTGGTACATCCAGTTCCAGATCAGGCCCACCACCGCGAAACTCGTCACGACCGGCACGTAGTACGCGGTGCGGAAAAACCCGATGCCTTTCAGGGGCCGGTTCACCAGCAGCGCCACCAGAATCGCGATCACCTGAATGACCGGCACGACCAGGATGTACTTCAGGCTGTTGGTCAGCCCCGACCAGAACTGCTCGTCGGCGAAGAGTTCCCGGAAGTTCGCCAGGCCCACCCACTGCGGCGGCGAGATGATGTTGTACTTCGTGAACGCCAGGTACGTGCCGAAAATCACGGGCCACGTGTGGTACACGACCAGCAGGATCAGGAACGGAAGCATGAAAGCGTAGGCGATCAGGGTGTTACGGGCCGTGACCTTGGCGCCCGTTCCACCCAACTTGTGCTGTGCCCGGCGTGACACACGCCGCTGGGTTGAAGTCATGCCCGGCAGTGTACGCACTTTGCGGCCCGCAGGCATGAAAAAACCAGCCTCCCGCTGCGGGGAAGCTGGTGCGGACCACGCGGGGTCCGGTGGGAAGTTCAGGCTGGGATTACTTGCCGTCGCCGTCGGTGGCTTCGCGCTTGCCTTCGCTGTACTCGGCGTTGGCCTGCGCGTTGTGAACCTCGGCCTTGGCGCGGTCCTCAAGGGCTTCGGCCTTGTGGTGCGCGTCGCCCGTCACGGCGTGCGCGACGTTGTGACCGGCCTCGCGGGCGCGGTCGGCGGCCTCGTTGACCTTGGCCTTGGCGGCGTCCAGCATGTTCCCAGCCGTGCTTTTGTCATCACTCATTGTGAACCTCCTGCAAGTTGGATTCCCTCTTGGGTGTGAATAGCATCGGGCAGCGGCGCGCCCGTGCGGTGAGGGAACGTTCAGGAGTCCCCCAGGAACCGGAAGGCAATCCTTAATCAGTGCGGCCCGTGGACGACGTGGCCGGGCCGCGCCCGTAAAACTCTGAACTGCGTCCAGACCGCGCCCTGAACCTTTCGGGTAACACGGACACCAACTCCGGACTCACGCGACTGGGGTACAGTGGTTCCCGTCATGGATAACCACATCAAGGTGCCCACGCAGGGCGAGAAGATCACGATGCAAGACGGCAAGCTCACCGTGCCGAACCACCCCATCATTCCCTTCGTCGAGGGCGACGGCACCGGCCCCGACATCTGGAAAGCCAGCGTGCGCGTCCTCGACGCCGCCGTCGAGATCGCCTACGGCGGCGAGAAGAAGATCGAGTGGATGGAAGTCTACGCCGGTGAGAAGAGCCTCGAAGTGTACGGCGCCAACGAGTGGCTGCCCCAGGGCACCCTGGACGCCTTCGACGAGTACCTGTTCGGCATTAAGGGCCCTCTGACCACCCCCGTCGGCACCGGCATCCGCTCCATCAACGTCGCGCTGCGCCAGGAACTCGACCTGTACGCCTGCGTGCGCCCCGTCCAGTACTTCAAGGGCGTGCCCAGCCCCGTCAAGCGCCCCGAAGACGTGGACATGGTCATCTTCCGCGAGAACACCGAGGACATCTACGCCGGCATCGAGTACAAGGCCGGCACGCCCGAGGCCGACAAGGTCCGCGGCTTCCTGATGCGCGAGATGGGCGTCACCAAGATCCGCTTCCCCGACACCAGCTCGTTCGGCATCAAACCCGTCTCGAAGGAAGGCACCGAGCGTCTCGTGCGCGCCGCCATCCAGTTCGCCATCGACAACGGCCGCAAGAGCGTCGCCATCGTCCACAAGGGCAACATCATGAAGTTCACGGAAGGCGGCTTCCGCGACTGGGGCTACGAACTCGCCAAACGTGAATTCGGCGCGGTCGAGATCGACGGCGGCCCCTGGTGCCAGCTCCCGAACGGCATCATCATCAAGGACGTCATCGCCGACAACTTCCTCCAGCAGATCCTGCTGCGCCCCACCGACTACGACGTGATCGCTACTCTGAACCTCAACGGCGACTACGTCAGCGACGCGCTGGCCGCACAGGTCGGCGGGATCGGCATCGCCCCCGGCGCGAACATCAACTACGTGACCGGCCACGCCATCTTCGAAGCCACGCACGGCACCGCCCCCAAGTACGCCGGCAAGGACGTCATCAACCCCAGCTCCGTGATCCTCTCGGGCGAGATGATGCTGCGCTACATGGGCTGGACCGAAGCCGCCGACCTGATCCTGAAAGGCCTGGACGACACCATCCAGCAGCGCGTCGTCA includes:
- a CDS encoding carbohydrate ABC transporter permease; the encoded protein is MTSPLPAATAPMSAEEHARLAAQLKSRRVARQRVQNVLAYAVLIVIALIMLYPFYWTLITSFEPTGNIYEAKILPKGVSLRNYAEVFSGTTVPFWRLILNSLVICVLGVTITTTLATLAAYPLAKMRFPGRDLIFYSILILMVLPNEAGLIVNYITTIKLGLLQQTNPVIDAIRQYMAVVLPGAASIIGLFLLRQAYLGVPQELIEAARIDGARELTIWRRIMLPLALPTIVAFAILEFVAYWNSFLWARIMLPDKNMLPLSAGLLELSSTFSTNSRAVMAGAVITIIPILIVFLMGQKYFMKGLEGAVKG
- a CDS encoding carbohydrate ABC transporter permease produces the protein MTSTQRRVSRRAQHKLGGTGAKVTARNTLIAYAFMLPFLILLVVYHTWPVIFGTYLAFTKYNIISPPQWVGLANFRELFADEQFWSGLTNSLKYILVVPVIQVIAILVALLVNRPLKGIGFFRTAYYVPVVTSFAVVGLIWNWMYQQGGPVTAVLGFLGLPQNGSFLNNPATALYAVMFVTLWKGIGYYMVLYLAGLQGISPELEEAATIDGATRTQVFWNITLPGLRPTILVCSLMSTISAIKVFEEIYVMTQGGPAGSTYSALFYTYSRAFVDFQYGLAAAAGIIIAVISILFGLINFKLTRGGKVDA
- the icd gene encoding NADP-dependent isocitrate dehydrogenase, whose amino-acid sequence is MDNHIKVPTQGEKITMQDGKLTVPNHPIIPFVEGDGTGPDIWKASVRVLDAAVEIAYGGEKKIEWMEVYAGEKSLEVYGANEWLPQGTLDAFDEYLFGIKGPLTTPVGTGIRSINVALRQELDLYACVRPVQYFKGVPSPVKRPEDVDMVIFRENTEDIYAGIEYKAGTPEADKVRGFLMREMGVTKIRFPDTSSFGIKPVSKEGTERLVRAAIQFAIDNGRKSVAIVHKGNIMKFTEGGFRDWGYELAKREFGAVEIDGGPWCQLPNGIIIKDVIADNFLQQILLRPTDYDVIATLNLNGDYVSDALAAQVGGIGIAPGANINYVTGHAIFEATHGTAPKYAGKDVINPSSVILSGEMMLRYMGWTEAADLILKGLDDTIQQRVVTYDFARNMEGATEVKTSQFGDKIIENMKARKA